The Puntigrus tetrazona isolate hp1 chromosome 3, ASM1883169v1, whole genome shotgun sequence genome contains a region encoding:
- the LOC122341342 gene encoding LOW QUALITY PROTEIN: myosin phosphatase Rho-interacting protein-like (The sequence of the model RefSeq protein was modified relative to this genomic sequence to represent the inferred CDS: inserted 1 base in 1 codon; deleted 2 bases in 1 codon), whose translation MFSARENRCHRFQANIFNKSKCQNCFKPVDSHILSEADLIQTKPVQVGWLLLAPEDADFSSCVPRKRKWQRRYFVLYEHGLLRYSLDKMPSTLPQGSVNMSQCCEVLDASSQTGFQNCLRLCFTDRDYYIRTESTDGFSISRWQENLIVYPKAAKSNQKKKGKDPAHPPQQTTENQTSSNSSSGSGGPAKRSSTSGNSSTSVVKRQGSIGSSSYSSAKVSVSDNAGTSTSGATKGRSVTNSIKGATKNDRRGSVVNPVEEVLMLSSGKKLEEEPLGGEVGVPSSNASSLDIKLESSPSSSLSQSSGCSDTDGTKNRLGTESGYSSLEKTSSSPRVVDAETHTDTSRPQEAVQQEGSFLDAKVSPQPTSSTEQEDHKTTVTSQASFTNDIPDHSQHLISCSLRSKSLERRPLDSTATPDLLNFKKGWMSRLGEDGKWRKHWFVLTDQTLRFYRDSAAEEAADVDGEINLSTCYDVTDFPVQRNYGFQIHTKDGVFTLCAMTYGIRRNWVQAVMKNIRPAVAPDVTCSIPQKVPMTSTHARTSSCQCKTVSQESEQRSRIRERRREGRYKTFDWAELSCKHHKEELSNDPSGRQWNHNGERSLPPAPASSPEEQISRSAPEATNEYLQKKRVSQRQSLNIMSADIPSNLSLIAMPSRTSPESISPDSLEVDAGTIYVPCDGHGELLEAKPKQENQVDRSTSPLPVSFSSTSAQTEWQWDVELQSLRRELKAEHERNQTEEKELRLSEARLQAELSDSKECLQRTELKIQDAETLLKEREEVLESLRGQLEEVTGRLKATEEAQALKEVRLQRHLRLLQESQERERRSFSDSLDQSEQRSKELEERLRQKEAELQKRPTGDITDELLRRCQELQXQLEESDSEVCRLQARLQTEETLYYDMEHDYERACEELQTLRGALLDCVQQQKEIDRKEQELQEVLLKMAILGSSLEETEQRLKQAQSSEANVFCEALIEPQQCRQKWQSDLEMQPTTQVDESHRVISVIQALESKLCDTEERLRELTMHLQQQQQQQLNTGPHGLSDSWCSRSSLHNPEGRLSVDSLPSFTEALDRASDKVKAPLYDDGKPGRQSLVGESSGRNQSLEMACSVLSLEALIIQRIASALEHPSSNLLNKLSEVHVQVLRMAQGGSHNGSLDPSYSQVFLDPLEEDLVDSTLSESAIHRLCVRSETTYLIHILCTHPSQEQKGSELFYVLPWPESSSSGTKMENSSKQGDRLADISPPELAPYSEQMDDEMATDLLLEGSEVQLACRKSLVAELRAQAHSLQNLSTQLQSTVRETDLPGELPSAILRAAICQATLAYMACRLRSALQQEMSALRKQREQAECECRAVCRSMETLFQEQTERYEEKLREERVVVEKAEQERVSAETNAQLRTEEAKKLQLEFEEKLQELQKIHEEEMSRLHEYYIETLSRPNAATLSELEENEEKVTALQDRIRELETEVTCLKTDLSNQDVKAFKLDLETIKATYEHGFSIMEDSHQRVIEEMQRQHQKEVERLTEERERVLQEETNATIAAIEAMRKAHKEEMDKTQKALQNGANVDIRQLHAQYNEELETLHRELEVLSEQYSQKCLENTNLNRTIETERESLSTTQRENQELHIHNQELNEFLASELSLMHSRMNGEVKHSQSSQEKDVYQLEVNLRVKESEIKCLKQEINSLKLELQAEIW comes from the exons ATGTTTTCTGCACGTGAGAATCGGTGTCATCGTTTTCAGGCCAACATCttcaataaaagtaaatgtcaaAACTGCTTCAAACCCGTGGATTCACACATACTCAGCGAAGCAGATCTGATTCAG ACTAAGCCTGTCCAGGTGGGCTGGCTGCTCCTGGCCCCAGAGGACGCTGACTTCAGCAGTTGTGTCCCCAGAAAACGG AAATGGCAGAGGAGATATTTTGTGCTTTACGAGCATGGGCTTCTGAGATACTCTCTGGATAAGATG CCAAGTACATTGCCCCAAGGAAGTGTAAACATGTCCCAATGCTGTGAGGTTCTTGATGCTTCATCGCAAACTGGCTTCCAGAACTGCCTGAGGTTGTGCTTCACTGACAGAGACTACTACATCCGAACAGAGAGCACAGATGGCTTCAGCATCAGTAG gTGGCAGGAAAATCTGATTGTTTACCCTAAGGCTGCGAAATCAAATCAGAAGAAGAAGGGGAAGGATCCAGCCCACCCACCGCAA cAGACAACAGAAAACCAAACCtccagcaacagcagcagcggTAGCGGTGGCCCTGCTAAAAGAAGCAGCACTTCTGGAAATAGTTCCACCAGCGTTGTTAAAAGACAAGGCAGCATCGGTTCTAGTAGTTACAGCAGCGCCAAAGTGTCTGTCAGCGACAATGCTGGCACTAGTACCAGCGGTGCCACTAAAGGCAGAAGTGTCACCAATAGTATTAAAGGGGCCACCAAAAATGACAGAAGAGGTAGCGTGGTGAACCCGGTGGAGGAGGTCTTGATGCTGTCCTCAGGGAAGAAGCTGGAGGAGGAGCCACTCGGTGGTGAAGTCGGGGTTCCCTCCAGCAATGCTTCATCACTCGATATCAAGCTTGAGTCCTCTCCCTCTTCATCGCTCAGTCAGTCCTCGGGCTGCTCTGACACAGACG GTACTAAGAATCGATTGGGCACTGAAAGCGGCTATTCATCTCTGGAGAAGACAAGTTCAAGTCCAAGAGTTGTGgatgcagagacacacactgatACCAG CAGACCTCAGGAAGCTGTTCAACAAGAGGGTTCATTTCTAGATGCCAAGGTTTCCCCTCAACCC ACATCCTCTACTGAACAAGAAGACCATAAGACAACTGTTACTTCTCAGGCTTCCTTCACTAATGATATTCCTGATCACTCACAACATTTGATATCATGTAGTCTCCGCTCAAAATCGCTGGAGCGCAGACCGCTTGACTCCACGGCCACA cCTGACCTCCTTAATTTCAAAAAGGGATGGATGTCTAGACTGGGAGAGGATGGAAAG TGGCGGAAACACTGGTTTGTTCTTACAGACCAGACTTTGAGATTCTATCGTGACTCTGCAGCAGAAGAG gcAGCTGATGTGGATGGTGAGATCAACTTGTCTACTTGCTACGATGTTACAGATTTCCCTGTGCAAAGGAACTATGGCTTTCAGATTCAT ACAAAGGATGGAGTGTTCACCCTTTGTGCAATGACTTATGGGATACGGCGCAACTGGGTCCAGGCAGTAATGAAAAACATTCGTCCCGCCGTTGCCCCAGATGTCACGTG TTCAATTCCTCAGAAGGTGCCAATGACTAGTACACATGCTCGTACAAGCTCCTGCCAATGCAAAACAGTTTCACAGGAGTCCGAGCAAAGGAGTCGCATCCGTGAGCGCCGTAGAGAGGGGCGCTACAAAACCTTTGATTGGGCAGAATTGAGTTGTAAACATCACAAGGAGGAGTTGTCAAATGATCCATCTGGAAGGCAGTGGAACCATAACGGCGAGCGCTCACTGCCTCCTGCACCTGCATCATCCCCTGAAGAGCAGATCTCACGTTCAGCCCCTGAGGCAACGAATGAGtatcttcagaaaaaaagagtcTCACAGAGGCAAAGCCTAAACATCATGTCAGCTGATATACCATCAAACTTATCACTTATTGCAATGCCCAGTCGCACCTCCCCAGAATCAATCAGCCCAGACAGCTTAGAGGTTGATGCAGGAACCATATATGTGCCCTGTGATGGTCATGGTGAACTACTGGAAGCTAAACCCAAACAAGAAAACCAG GTTGATCGCTCCACATCTCCATTGCCAGTCTCCTTCTCTTCAACTTCAGCGCAGACTGAATGGCAGTGGGATGTGGAGCTTCAGAGCCTGCGTAGAGAACTGAAGGCTGAGCACGAGAGGAATCAGACTGAAGAAAAGGAGTTAAGACTCAGTGAGGCCAGACTCCAAGCTGAGCTTAGTGACAGCAAGGAATGTCTTCAGAGGACAGAGTTAAAGATTCAAGATGCAGAAACTCTTCTGAAGGAGCGTGAGGAGGTGCTGGAGAGTCTGCGTGGGCAGTTGGAAGAGGTAACGGGTCGCCTTAAAGCAACCGAAGAGGCACAAGCCTTGAAAGAGGTCAGGCTACAGAGGCACCTGCGCCTCCTTCAAGAGAGCCAGGAACGAGAAAGGAGGAGCTTCAGTGACAGCCTCGACCAATCAGAACAGCGTTCGAAGGAACTAGAGGAGCGTCTCAGGCAGAAAGAGGCTGAACTGCAGAAAAGGCCAACAGGGGACATTACTGATGAACTTCTGCGAAGGTGCCAGGAGCTAC ACCAGCTGGAAGAGTCAGACAGTGAGGTTTGTCGTCTGCAGGCACGCCTCCAAACTGAAGAGACTCTTTATTATGATATGGAGCATGATTATGAAAGAGCTTGTGAGGAGCTACAGACCCTGCGGGGTGCTCTGCTGGACTGC GTGCAACAACAGAAAGAGATAGACAGGAAGGAACAAGAACTACAGGAAGTGCTTCTTAAGatggccatcttgggcagtAGTTTAGAGGAGACCGAGCAAAGGCTCAAGCAAGCTCAATCTTCTGAAGCTAATGTTTTCTGTGAGGCATTGATTGAGCCACAACAGTGCAGACAGAAATGGCAGAGTGATTTGGAAATGCAACCCACTACTCAGGTAGACGAGTCCCATAGAGTGATCTCTGTAATCCAGGCGCTAGAGAGCAAGTTGTGTGACACAGAAGAGCGACTTCGGGAGCTTACCATGCatcttcagcagcagcagcagcaacagctcAACACTGGACCGCATGGACTCAGTGATTCTTGGTGCTCGCGCAGTTCCCTCCATAATCCGGAGGGTCGGCTCTCTGTGGATTCTCTGCCAAGTTTTACTGAAGCTTTAGACAGAGCCTCAGACAAAGTTAAAGCTCCCCTTTATGATGATGGAAAGCCTGGAAGGCAGAGTTTGGTTGGCGAAAGTTCAGGAAGAAATCAGTCTTTAGAGATGGCCTGCAGTGTTTTGTCACTGGAGGCACTGATTATCCAACGGATTGCCTCTGCACTTGAGCATCCCAGCTCAAATTTGCTTAATAAGTTGTCAGAAGTGCATGTCCAGGTGCTTAGGATGGCTCAAGGAGGAAGTCATAATGGGTCTTTGGATCCTAGTTACTCACAGGTCTTCTTGGACCCTCTTGAGGAAGATCTGGTAGACAGTACGCTAAGTGAAAGTGCAATCCATAGGCTGTGTGTAAGATCGGAGACGACATACCTCATACATATTCTCTGTACTCATCCCTCACAGGAGCAAAAGGGATCTGAGCTTTTTTATGTCTTGCCTTGGCCAGAGAGTTCCTCATCTGGAACCAAAATGGAAAACAGTTCGAAGCAGGGGGACAGACTTGCTGACATTAGTCCGCCAGAGCTTGCACCATACAGTGAACAAATGGACGATGAAATGGCGACCGATCTTCTTCTAGAGGGCTCTGAGGTACAGCTTGCTTGCAGAAAGAGTCTGGTGGCAGAGCTACGTGCTCAggcccattcactgcagaatcTCTCAACACAGCTACAGTCCACTGTTAGAGAAACCGATCTTCCTGGTGAACTACCCTCAGCCATCCTGAGGGCTGCAATTTGTCAGGCCACTTTGGCATACATGGCCTGTCGTCTTCGTTCTGCCCTGCAGCAGGAGATGAGTGCCCTACGCAAGCAGAGAGAGCAGGCTGAGTGTGAGTGTCGTGCCGTGTGTCGTAGCATGGAGACTCTTTTCCAGGAACAGACAGAGCGCTATGAAGAGAAGCTGCGCGAGGAGCGTGTTGTTGTGGAAAAGGCAGAGCAGGAGCGTGTTTCGGCAGAGACTAATGCTCAACTGAGGACGGAAGAAGCCAAAAAATTGCAGTTGGAGTTTGAGGAGAAGCTCCAAGAGCTCCAGAAAATCCATGAAGAGGAGATGAGCCGTCTTCATGAATATTACATTGAAACCTTGTCAAGGCCAAATGCTGCAACTCTCTCAGAACTAGAGGAGAATGAAGAGAAGGTGACTGCTCTGCAAGACCGAATCAGAGAGCTTGAGACTGAGGTGACTTGTTTGAAGACGGATCTTAGTAACCAGGATGTCAAAGCCTTCAAGCTTGACCTGGAAACCATCAAG GCCACGTATGAGCATGGTTTCAGCATTATGGAAGATAGCCACCAGCGAGTGATTGAGGAGATGCAGAGGCAGCATCAGAAAGAGGTGGAGAGACTGACAGAGGAACGAGAAAGAGTACTGCAGGAGGAGACGAATGCCACCATTGCAG ctATTGAGGCTATGAGGAAAGCTCATAAAGAGGAAATGGATAAGACACAGAAAGCCCTGCAAAATGGAGCCAATGTGGACATCCGCCAGCTTCATGCACAATACAA TGAGGAGCTGGAAACTTTGCACAGGGAGCTGGAAGTGTTGTCAGAGCAGTATTCTCAGAAATGCCTGGAAAATACTAATTTGAATCGGACTATAGAAACAGAAAGGGAATCATTGAGTACAACGCAGAGAGAGAACCAGGAGCTTCACATTCACAACCAG GAATTAAATGAGTTTTTGGCATCTGAATTGTCCCTGATGCATTCACGCATGAATGGGGAGGTGAAACATTCACAATCTTCTCAGGAGAAAGACGTGTATCAGCTGGAG GTAAATCTCAGAGTAAAGGAATCGGAGATTAAGTGTCTAAAACAGGAGATCAACTCACTTAAACTGGAACTGCAGGCGGAAATATGGTAA
- the LOC122342089 gene encoding ATP-sensitive inward rectifier potassium channel 12-like, producing the protein MSVGKPHRYNIVSSSEEDVYRQGNMPPAGNGFGNGKIQTLPKGAEPLVNKTGQCNVSFAHMDEQSQRYLADIFTTCVDIRWRWMFVLFSLAFVLSWLAFGFAFWLIALVHGDLDRPTKDDFTPCVMQVNSFVAAFLFSVETQTTIGYGFRCVTEECPLAVFMVVFQSIVGCIIDSFMIGAIMAKMARPKKRAETILFSQNAVIAMRDGKLCLMWRVGNLRKSHIVEAHVRAQLIKPRITEEGEYIPLDQIDINVGYDQGLDRIFLVAPLTILHEINEESPLYGISKQDLETSDFEIVVILEGMVEATAMTAQVRSSYLASEIIWGHRFEPVVFEERSQYKVDYSHFHKTYEVPSTPRCSAKDMEENKSLESAANFCYENELAFISRDEEEQEEDRGERGTELETLSANLNFDQRSYHKESEI; encoded by the coding sequence ATGAGTGTGGGCAAGCCCCACCGCTACAACATCGTGTCATCGTCGGAGGAGGACGTGTACCGGCAAGGCAACATGCCGCCCGCCGGCAATGGATTTGGTAACGGCAAGATCCAGACGCTACCGAAAGGTGCGGAGCCGCTTGTAAACAAGACAGGCCAGTGCAACGTCAGTTTCGCACACATGGACGAGCAATCCCAGCGCTACCTCGCTGACATCTTCACCACCTGCGTAGACATCCGTTGGCGCTGGATGTTTGTCCTTTTCTCCCTTGCATTTGTCCTGTCCTGGCTCGCGTTTGGTTTCGCCTTCTGGCTTATCGCTCTTGTCCACGGTGACTTAGACCGGCCCACTAAAGATGATTTCACACCATGTGTCATGCAGGTCAACAGCTTTGTTGCAGCGTTTCTGTTCTCAGTTGAGACGCAAACAACGATTGGCTACGGATTCCGCTGCGTAACTGAGGAGTGTCCCTTAGCGGTGTTCATGGTCGTCTTCCAGTCCATCGTTGGCTGCATCATTGACTCTTTCATGATTGGTGCCATCATGGCCAAAATGGCTCGACCTAAAAAACGGGCGGAAACGATACTGTTCTCGCAAAATGCAGTCATCGCAATGCGGGATGGGAAGCTCTGCCTCATGTGGCGGGTTGGGAACTTGAGGAAAAGTCACATCGTAGAGGCTCACGTGAGGGCACAGCTTATAAAGCCCCGAATCACAGAAGAGGGCGAGTACATACCGCTCGATCAGATCGACATCAATGTGGGTTATGACCAAGGTCTCGACCGCATCTTTTTGGTTGCCCCTCTCACCATCCTCCACGAGATAAACGAGGAGAGTCCTCTGTATGGAATCAGCAAGCAGGACCTGGAGACATCTGATTTTGAGATTGTGGTCATACTGGAAGGGATGGTCGAGGCTACTGCGATGACGGCTCAGGTGCGCAGCTCCTACCTGGCTAGCGAGATCATATGGGGCCATCGCTTTGAGCCTGTGGTGTTTGAGGAACGTAGCCAGTATAAAGTGGACTATTCGCACTTTCATAAGACCTACGAGGTTCCCTCGACTCCACGTTGCAGTGCCAAAGACATGGAGGAGAACAAGTCCTTGGAGTCTGCCGCCAACTTCTGCTATGAGAATGAGCTAGCCTTCATTAGTAGGGATGAAGAGGAGCAAGAAGAGGACAGGGGTGAGAGGGGGACTGAGTTAGAGACACTTTCAGCCAATCTGAACTTCGATCAGAGGTCATATCACAAAGAATCCGAAATATGA